A genomic segment from Pelobates fuscus isolate aPelFus1 chromosome 7, aPelFus1.pri, whole genome shotgun sequence encodes:
- the GPX1 gene encoding glutathione peroxidase 1: MAVRTVYEFSARLLGSGEILNFSRFKGQVLLIENVASLUGTTVRDYTQMSRLQSTHGPNGLQVLGFPCNQFGHQENTNNQEILNSLKYVRPGGGYEPNFPIFEKCEVNGEKEHPLFTFLKEQLPYPSDDSVSLMVDPKCIIWSPVRRNDISWNFEKFLIGADGVPYKRYSRRFETVNIQADIEKLLNEKSK, translated from the exons ATGGCTGTGCGTACTGTCTATGAGTTCTCCGCCCGCCTGCTGGGCTCAGGGGAGATCCTCAACTTCTCCCGTTTTAAGGGGCAAGTGCTGCTCATAGAGAATGTAGCATCGCTCTGAGGGACGACGGTTCGGGATTACACCCAGATGAgtcgtctgcagagcacacacggCCCCAACGGGCTGCAAGTGCTCGGCTTTCCCTGCAACCAGTTCGGACACCAG GAGAATACCAACAACCAGGAGATCTTGAACTCTCTGAAGTATGTCAGACCTGGAGGTGGATACGAGCCCAATTTCCCAATTTTCGAGAAGTGCGAGGTGAACGGTGAAAAAGAGCATCCCCTCTTCACCTTTCTGAAAGAGCAACTTCCATATCCCAGTGATGATTCTGTGTCTCTCATGGTGGACCCCAAGTGCATTATCTGGTCTCCGGTGAGGCGGAACGATATCTCTTGGAACTTCGAGAAGTTCCTTATTGGGGCTGATGGCGTTCCATACAAAAGATACAGCCGCCGATTTGAAACAGTTAACATCCAGGCGGACATTGAGAAGTTGCTAAATGAGAAGTCAAAGTAG